The Thermoflavifilum sp. genome contains a region encoding:
- a CDS encoding response regulator, with the protein MAQYPLKKIFLIDDDPIHQQIAVLMLQKAGVVEQVTGFQEAQTALDYIRTHATEPEALPEVILLDLNMPVMDGWAFLDAFEQMRDGLLASVRIFIYTSSINYHDRLRAHQYASVTGYLVKPLSKEDIERIASIAHS; encoded by the coding sequence ATGGCCCAATATCCGTTAAAAAAAATTTTTTTGATTGACGATGACCCCATTCATCAGCAGATAGCGGTGTTAATGCTTCAGAAAGCCGGAGTAGTTGAACAGGTTACTGGTTTCCAGGAGGCCCAGACTGCACTGGATTATATCCGTACCCATGCGACCGAGCCGGAAGCATTACCTGAAGTGATTTTGCTGGACTTAAACATGCCTGTGATGGATGGATGGGCATTTCTCGATGCATTTGAACAGATGCGTGATGGTTTGCTTGCTTCCGTGCGGATTTTCATTTACACTTCTTCCATTAATTATCACGACAGGCTGCGCGCACATCAATATGCCAGTGTTACGGGTTATCTCGTCAAACCCTTATCGAAAGAAGATATCGAGCGCATCGCCAGCATTGCACATTCCTGA
- the rpe gene encoding ribulose-phosphate 3-epimerase — MSRPVYVAPSLLAADFLDLARAVEIVNQSEADWLHLDIMDGLFVPNISFGMPIVESVARRCQKPMDVHLMIVQPERYIDIFHQLGVHHLILHYEACTHLHRYVEYIHQLGMQAGVALNPHTPVHVLEDIVYMIDIVLIMSVNPGFGGQAFITHSLRKIHEAKELILKTGSPAKIEVDGGVDLQNAAEILRSGADVLVAGSSVFRTDDPVQAIHALKHAL, encoded by the coding sequence TTGTCCAGACCTGTATATGTAGCACCATCCTTACTTGCGGCCGATTTTTTAGATCTTGCCCGGGCCGTGGAAATCGTCAATCAAAGTGAGGCCGACTGGCTTCATCTGGATATCATGGATGGTTTGTTTGTACCCAATATCAGTTTTGGCATGCCCATCGTGGAAAGCGTGGCCAGGCGCTGTCAAAAACCTATGGATGTGCATTTGATGATTGTGCAACCGGAAAGGTATATTGATATCTTTCATCAATTAGGTGTGCATCACCTGATATTGCATTATGAAGCCTGTACACACCTGCATCGGTATGTGGAATATATTCATCAATTGGGAATGCAGGCAGGTGTGGCTTTAAATCCACATACACCGGTACATGTGCTGGAAGATATTGTTTACATGATCGATATTGTGCTTATCATGAGTGTCAATCCCGGGTTTGGGGGCCAGGCTTTCATTACACACAGCCTGCGTAAAATTCATGAAGCAAAAGAGTTGATACTCAAAACCGGCTCCCCTGCTAAAATTGAAGTGGATGGAGGCGTGGATTTACAAAATGCAGCCGAGATCCTGCGTTCGGGTGCCGACGTGCTGGTGGCGGGAAGCAGCGTGTTTCGTACTGATGATCCCGTACAGGCCATTCATGCGTTAAAGCATGCACTGTAA
- a CDS encoding tetratricopeptide repeat protein produces the protein MRNHRTLVLCCIMLAIAVMSCHHADESYTAEQQAILHQGKIGSITDSIGSFPDNAELYAHRSQELARIQQYQLADMDIRHALRLRPMEAQYYFQLGELYFQQDSLQQAIRYMRRAVEINSESLVYQMEYANVLYHAGAYAEALRVLDHLRKQYPPVAEIYGLQSRVYQGMRDTAAAIAAMQEAIKRSPDNYEALMAMGDLLASTHNAACLNWYRRAERVDTTAAEPIYAQAAFYAQMHQPEQAINLLNRCINVDAFYTDAYLLLAQIYLQQHAFTRGLTILNLAQRMAPANDRVYFLRGNCWEKIGDTTRAVLDYKRSLVFNKQANDARQALQRLGIHP, from the coding sequence ATGCGCAACCATCGAACACTGGTTTTATGCTGTATCATGCTGGCCATAGCCGTCATGAGCTGTCATCATGCAGACGAGTCATATACCGCTGAACAGCAGGCCATATTACATCAGGGTAAAATAGGTTCAATTACCGATTCGATTGGCTCTTTTCCTGACAATGCAGAATTATATGCGCATCGTTCGCAAGAACTGGCACGCATACAACAATATCAACTGGCGGACATGGATATCCGGCACGCTTTACGTTTGCGCCCCATGGAAGCTCAGTATTATTTTCAACTGGGGGAATTATATTTTCAACAGGATAGTCTACAACAGGCCATCAGGTATATGCGTCGGGCGGTAGAAATCAACAGTGAAAGCCTGGTTTATCAGATGGAATATGCGAATGTGCTTTATCACGCGGGGGCCTATGCGGAAGCCCTTCGGGTACTGGATCATTTACGCAAACAATATCCACCTGTAGCTGAAATTTATGGATTACAATCGCGCGTTTATCAGGGCATGCGCGATACAGCGGCAGCCATTGCAGCCATGCAGGAAGCTATCAAACGTTCACCCGATAATTATGAAGCGCTGATGGCTATGGGCGATTTGCTGGCATCCACACACAATGCAGCATGCCTGAACTGGTATCGGCGTGCCGAACGTGTGGATACCACGGCGGCAGAGCCCATTTATGCACAGGCTGCCTTTTATGCGCAGATGCATCAACCTGAACAAGCCATCAACCTGTTGAATCGCTGTATCAATGTAGATGCGTTTTATACCGACGCATATTTGTTGCTTGCTCAAATTTACTTGCAACAACATGCTTTTACACGTGGATTAACGATTTTAAACCTGGCACAACGCATGGCACCTGCTAATGATCGGGTATATTTTCTACGCGGCAATTGCTGGGAAAAAATAGGTGATACGACACGCGCCGTACTGGATTATAAACGTTCGCTGGTCTTCAATAAGCAAGCCAATGATGCCCGACAGGCGCTGCAAAGGCTTGGTATACATCCTTGA
- a CDS encoding HD domain-containing protein: MSKRLDRTVFGRPEDAGNVMTHDEAMQLLMQWVENPRLQLHMKQVAHLMKCWAAERLQLGERDQYRWYIAGLLHDADWEKWPDEHCARIVEELERRHQDPEIIHAIAAHGPRHFGVMPVNDMDKMLYVFDELSGLIHAYSLMRPEGYAGMEVKGVMKRFREKKFAANVSREEILEACQLVGLPLEEVIEFIIPCQARVG; this comes from the coding sequence ATGTCGAAACGACTGGACAGAACGGTATTTGGACGCCCGGAAGATGCCGGAAATGTAATGACGCATGACGAAGCCATGCAATTGCTGATGCAGTGGGTTGAGAATCCACGCTTGCAATTGCATATGAAGCAGGTGGCACATCTGATGAAATGCTGGGCTGCAGAGCGTTTACAGTTGGGTGAACGGGATCAGTATCGCTGGTATATTGCGGGGTTGTTGCACGATGCCGACTGGGAAAAATGGCCTGATGAACATTGCGCCCGGATTGTGGAAGAGCTGGAACGCCGGCATCAGGATCCGGAAATCATCCATGCCATTGCTGCTCATGGGCCGCGTCACTTTGGGGTGATGCCTGTCAACGACATGGATAAAATGCTGTATGTTTTCGACGAGCTTTCGGGGTTAATACACGCGTATTCGCTGATGCGCCCGGAAGGTTATGCGGGCATGGAAGTGAAAGGCGTGATGAAAAGGTTCCGGGAAAAGAAATTTGCAGCCAATGTATCCCGTGAAGAAATCCTTGAAGCCTGCCAGCTGGTAGGACTTCCACTGGAAGAGGTGATTGAATTTATTATCCCGTGCCAGGCCCGGGTTGGATGA
- a CDS encoding gliding motility-associated C-terminal domain-containing protein — NIPGANGKTYTIDSVRPSHSGYYRLLVSEPWNAGDPDCALFSNLIYLQVNPLPIVNLGPDTAICQGESLTLNAGNSGASYLWNTGATTQQITVNTTGTYWVNVTNSYGCSAADTMQLTVNPLPIVNLGPDTAICQGESLMLDAGNSGATYLWSTGATTQQININTAGTYWVRVTNGFGCSAADTLQLTVNPLPIVNLGPDTAICQGESLMLNAGNSGATYLWSTGATTQTLAVNATGTYWVKVTNGFGCSAADTLQLTVNPLPTVNLGPDTAICQGESLMLDAGNSGASYLWSTGATTQTLAVNTTGTYWVRVTNGFGCSASDTLQLTVNSLPIVNLGPDTAICQGESLTLNAGNSGATYLWSTGATTQTLAVNATGTYWVKVTNSYGCSAADTMQLTVNPLPIVNLGPDTAICQGESLMLNAGNSGASYLWNTGATTQTLAVNTTGTYWVRVTNGFGCSASDTLQLTVNPLPTVNLGPDTAICQGESLMLNAGNSGATYLWNTGQTSQSIQIDNAGTYWVKVTNGFGCSASDTLQLTVNPLPIVNLGPDTAICQGESLMLDAGNSGATYLWNTGATTQTLAVNTTGAYWVRVTNGFGCSATDTLQLTVNPLPIVNLGPDTAICQGESLTLNAGNSGASYLWNTGATTQQININTAGTYWVKVTNGFGCSAADTLQLTVNPLPIVNLGPDTAICQGESLMLNAGNSGATYLWSTGATTQTLAVNTTGTYWVRVTNGFGCSAADTMQLTVNPLPIVNLGPDTAICQGESLTLNAGNSGATYLWSTGATTQTLAVNTTGTYWVRVTNGFGCSAADTMQLTVNPLPIVNLGPDTAICQGESLTLDAGNSGASYHWSTGATTQQININTAGTYWVKVTNGFGCSAADTTRLQIHPLPVIQVSGDTAVCQGTWITLWVQETLRSRENNTQPSSLLWSTDVQDDSIRVQVNQDIAYWIRVTNTWGCSQSDTIHLKALPLPNLRLAHDTSACQGQPITLDAGGDGIQYRWSTGDTSRQITLKPSGADDDNVYRVEVINRFGCSAKDSVRLRVHPLPQLSLARQVNMCEGQRITLHASSLTGENYTYQWNDQSRADSLNVSRPGTYWVISSNGFCLRIDTVEVSLLSNTLPRLNPEAVLCPNSSLVLDVSSPDAIAYMWSTGATTPAITIDTPGTYTVLINGAVCNYTRLDTVRVKQGFLPGVHILADDSLICSGDRLLLCAIGDHTEGYRWQDGTYGPSYTATTAGLYRVQAFNVCGIATDSIMLQPAADCVGDIIMPNAFTPNNDGHNDVFRPKVLHQVFDFELRIFNRWGQLLFVTHDWTQGWDGTFHGQPCDAGGYAWWVKYRETPGGPVMFKKGVLTLLR; from the coding sequence CAAATATTCCGGGTGCTAATGGAAAAACATACACTATTGATTCGGTTCGTCCCAGCCATTCGGGCTACTACCGACTCCTGGTGAGCGAACCCTGGAATGCTGGAGATCCAGACTGTGCCTTATTCTCAAACCTGATATACCTGCAGGTCAATCCCCTACCCATCGTTAACCTCGGACCTGACACCGCCATCTGTCAGGGGGAAAGTCTCACGCTTAATGCCGGCAACAGCGGGGCAAGTTATCTGTGGAATACCGGTGCAACTACCCAGCAAATTACCGTCAACACCACCGGAACTTACTGGGTCAACGTCACCAACAGCTATGGTTGTTCAGCCGCCGACACGATGCAACTCACCGTCAATCCCCTGCCCATCGTTAACCTCGGACCCGATACCGCTATCTGTCAGGGGGAAAGCCTTATGCTGGATGCCGGCAACAGCGGGGCAACCTATCTGTGGAGTACCGGTGCGACCACGCAGCAAATCAACATCAATACCGCAGGCACCTACTGGGTGAGGGTTACCAATGGATTCGGTTGTTCTGCCGCCGATACCCTGCAACTCACCGTCAATCCCCTGCCCATCGTTAACCTCGGGCCTGATACCGCTATCTGTCAGGGAGAAAGCCTCATGCTCAATGCCGGCAACAGTGGTGCAACCTATCTGTGGAGCACTGGAGCGACCACGCAGACCCTTGCCGTTAACGCTACTGGAACTTACTGGGTGAAAGTTACCAACGGCTTCGGTTGCTCGGCTGCAGATACCCTGCAGCTCACCGTCAACCCCCTGCCCACCGTTAACCTCGGGCCCGATACCGCTATCTGTCAGGGAGAAAGCCTTATGCTGGATGCCGGCAATAGTGGGGCAAGTTATCTGTGGAGCACAGGTGCCACCACGCAGACCCTTGCCGTTAACACCACCGGAACTTACTGGGTGAGGGTTACCAATGGATTCGGTTGTTCGGCCTCTGATACCCTGCAACTCACCGTCAATTCCCTGCCCATCGTTAACCTCGGACCCGATACCGCTATCTGTCAGGGGGAAAGTCTCACGCTTAATGCCGGCAACAGTGGTGCAACCTATCTATGGAGCACTGGAGCCACCACGCAGACCCTTGCCGTCAACGCTACCGGAACTTACTGGGTGAAAGTTACCAACAGCTATGGTTGTTCAGCCGCCGACACAATGCAACTCACCGTCAATCCCCTGCCCATCGTTAACCTCGGACCCGATACCGCCATCTGTCAGGGAGAAAGCCTTATGCTCAATGCCGGCAATAGCGGGGCAAGTTATCTGTGGAATACCGGTGCGACCACGCAGACCCTTGCCGTCAACACCACCGGAACCTACTGGGTGAGGGTTACCAATGGATTTGGTTGCTCGGCCTCTGATACCCTGCAACTCACCGTTAATCCCCTACCCACCGTTAACCTCGGGCCCGATACCGCCATCTGTCAGGGGGAAAGCCTTATGCTTAATGCCGGCAATAGCGGTGCAACCTATCTGTGGAATACAGGACAGACTTCACAAAGCATTCAGATTGATAACGCCGGGACTTACTGGGTGAAAGTTACCAACGGATTCGGTTGCTCTGCCAGCGATACCCTGCAGCTCACCGTCAATCCCCTGCCCATCGTTAACCTCGGGCCCGATACCGCCATCTGTCAGGGGGAAAGCCTTATGCTGGATGCCGGCAATAGCGGTGCAACCTATCTGTGGAATACCGGTGCGACCACGCAGACCCTTGCCGTCAACACCACCGGAGCCTACTGGGTGAGGGTTACCAATGGATTCGGTTGCTCTGCCACAGATACCCTGCAACTCACCGTCAATCCCCTGCCCATCGTTAACCTCGGACCCGATACCGCCATCTGTCAGGGGGAAAGTCTCACGCTCAATGCCGGCAATAGCGGTGCAAGTTATCTGTGGAATACCGGTGCGACCACGCAGCAAATCAACATCAATACCGCAGGCACCTACTGGGTGAAAGTTACCAATGGATTCGGTTGTTCGGCTGCAGACACCCTGCAACTCACCGTTAATCCCCTGCCCATCGTCAACCTCGGACCCGATACCGCTATCTGTCAGGGGGAAAGCCTTATGCTTAATGCCGGCAACAGTGGTGCAACCTATCTATGGAGCACTGGAGCCACCACGCAGACCCTTGCCGTTAACACCACCGGAACCTACTGGGTGAGGGTTACCAATGGTTTCGGTTGCTCTGCTGCAGATACGATGCAACTCACCGTCAATCCCCTGCCCATCGTCAACCTCGGACCCGATACCGCTATCTGTCAGGGGGAAAGTCTCACGCTTAATGCCGGCAACAGTGGTGCAACCTATCTATGGAGCACTGGAGCCACCACGCAGACCCTTGCCGTCAACACCACCGGAACCTACTGGGTGAGGGTTACCAATGGTTTCGGTTGCTCTGCTGCAGATACGATGCAGCTCACCGTCAATCCCCTGCCCATCGTTAACCTCGGGCCCGATACCGCTATCTGTCAGGGGGAAAGCCTTACGCTGGATGCCGGCAACAGCGGGGCAAGTTACCATTGGAGCACAGGTGCGACCACGCAGCAAATCAACATCAATACCGCAGGCACCTACTGGGTGAAAGTTACCAACGGCTTCGGTTGCTCTGCTGCCGATACGACACGATTACAGATTCACCCCTTACCGGTGATTCAGGTGTCGGGCGACACCGCCGTTTGCCAGGGGACATGGATTACCCTATGGGTACAGGAAACTCTACGCAGTCGTGAAAACAACACGCAGCCATCCAGCCTCCTGTGGAGTACGGATGTGCAGGACGACAGTATTCGGGTGCAGGTTAATCAGGATATAGCTTACTGGATACGGGTGACGAACACCTGGGGCTGCAGCCAGTCGGATACCATTCATCTAAAAGCGCTTCCCCTGCCCAACCTGCGATTGGCACATGATACCAGTGCCTGCCAGGGCCAACCCATTACCCTTGATGCGGGTGGTGATGGCATTCAATATCGATGGAGTACGGGCGATACCAGTCGACAAATCACCCTGAAACCCTCCGGGGCGGATGATGACAACGTATATCGTGTAGAAGTCATCAATAGATTCGGCTGCAGCGCGAAAGATTCGGTTCGCCTGCGGGTGCATCCCCTGCCTCAATTGAGTCTGGCCAGGCAGGTGAATATGTGCGAAGGCCAACGCATCACCCTGCATGCGAGTTCGCTGACAGGCGAAAATTATACCTATCAATGGAATGACCAATCACGAGCCGACAGTCTGAATGTATCCAGACCCGGCACCTACTGGGTAATCAGTTCAAATGGCTTTTGCCTGCGAATCGATACGGTTGAGGTAAGCCTGCTCAGCAATACCTTGCCCCGATTGAATCCGGAAGCCGTTCTATGCCCGAACAGCTCGCTGGTGCTCGACGTGTCTTCTCCCGATGCCATTGCTTACATGTGGAGTACCGGAGCCACCACGCCTGCTATTACCATTGATACGCCGGGCACATATACCGTACTCATCAATGGTGCGGTATGCAATTACACCCGGCTCGATACCGTAAGGGTAAAACAGGGGTTCTTACCCGGCGTGCATATCCTTGCCGACGACAGCCTGATTTGTTCTGGTGATCGATTGTTGTTGTGCGCCATCGGCGATCACACGGAAGGGTATCGCTGGCAGGATGGAACCTATGGTCCATCCTACACGGCCACGACAGCCGGTTTGTATCGCGTTCAGGCATTCAATGTTTGCGGTATAGCTACCGACTCTATCATGCTACAGCCTGCAGCCGATTGCGTGGGCGACATTATCATGCCGAATGCATTTACGCCTAACAACGACGGTCATAATGATGTGTTCAGGCCTAAAGTGCTGCATCAGGTATTTGATTTCGAATTGCGCATTTTCAACCGCTGGGGACAGCTTCTTTTTGTGACACACGACTGGACGCAGGGCTGGGATGGCACCTTCCACGGTCAGCCCTGCGATGCAGGTGGCTATGCCTGGTGGGTAAAATATCGTGAAACCCCTGGCGGGCCCGTCATGTTCAAGAAAGGCGTGCTTACCCTGTTGCGTTAA
- a CDS encoding NAD(P)/FAD-dependent oxidoreductase, with product MKSSPAIHQPTRWDTIVVGAGAAGLQCSYELARAGQKVLVLEARDRAGGRIHTQQDPDTGWVFEAGAEFIHGRLPLTFEWVRRLGLSVTEVKGQTVSLLPTATARASRHEAWTRFHDILSRLSADQASPARDLSLQAFLDTYFSGDAYRDFRQEVLRFAMGYDAADPTRVSIRALREEWEREEGPNYRIGAFQKLESSGYSSLIAGMVHHLEQVGGQLQLSHPVNLISFPAHRPAEAQAIYRDKALTFQADRVVMTLPPGIFQQPDPPPITINPYGENIHALLRQIGYGTATKIITLWTEPWWQSHFTPDLGFILSQAPIPTWWTAHPLDIPILTGWKGGPQTLHNLSTSITQDTVIQSLVQITGLPPKNFTKKLLKCIIFDWQHDPFACGSYSYPVIGYQTLIQQLHAFFPQRLYFAGEAFHNRPPWGTVESALASGKAIAQRILET from the coding sequence ATGAAATCCTCTCCAGCCATTCATCAGCCCACACGATGGGATACCATCGTGGTGGGTGCCGGTGCGGCCGGACTGCAATGCAGTTATGAGCTGGCCAGAGCCGGACAGAAAGTATTGGTCCTCGAAGCGCGTGATCGGGCGGGTGGACGTATCCATACGCAACAAGATCCTGATACGGGATGGGTGTTTGAAGCCGGCGCCGAATTCATCCACGGCCGTCTGCCCCTCACCTTTGAATGGGTCAGGCGATTGGGCCTGTCTGTTACCGAAGTGAAAGGGCAGACCGTTTCCCTGCTCCCCACAGCCACGGCCCGCGCTTCGCGGCACGAAGCCTGGACCCGGTTTCATGATATCCTTTCCCGGCTGTCGGCCGATCAGGCCAGTCCTGCCCGGGATCTGAGCCTGCAGGCTTTTCTGGATACGTATTTTTCCGGGGATGCTTATCGGGATTTCCGACAGGAAGTGCTGCGCTTTGCGATGGGCTACGATGCAGCCGACCCCACACGGGTGAGCATCCGCGCCCTGCGGGAAGAATGGGAACGCGAAGAAGGGCCGAATTATCGAATCGGGGCGTTCCAAAAACTTGAATCCAGCGGCTACAGCAGCCTCATCGCCGGCATGGTTCATCATCTGGAGCAGGTGGGTGGACAATTACAGCTATCCCATCCGGTCAACCTGATTTCCTTCCCTGCTCACCGTCCAGCCGAAGCGCAAGCCATCTATCGGGATAAAGCCCTTACCTTTCAGGCCGACCGGGTCGTGATGACCTTGCCGCCCGGCATTTTTCAGCAACCCGATCCGCCACCTATCACCATAAACCCTTACGGGGAAAACATCCACGCCTTGCTTCGACAGATAGGCTATGGCACGGCTACGAAAATCATTACCCTATGGACGGAGCCCTGGTGGCAATCACATTTCACGCCTGATCTGGGTTTTATACTGAGTCAGGCTCCCATCCCCACCTGGTGGACCGCCCATCCACTGGATATCCCCATCCTTACAGGCTGGAAGGGCGGGCCTCAAACCTTACATAATCTTTCAACATCCATCACACAAGACACGGTGATTCAATCACTTGTGCAGATTACCGGTTTACCTCCGAAAAATTTCACGAAAAAATTGTTAAAGTGTATTATATTTGATTGGCAACATGACCCGTTTGCCTGTGGGAGTTATAGTTATCCGGTGATTGGATACCAAACCCTTATCCAGCAACTCCACGCCTTCTTCCCTCAACGATTGTACTTTGCCGGTGAAGCTTTTCACAACCGGCCGCCCTGGGGCACTGTAGAGTCGGCACTGGCCAGTGGAAAGGCAATAGCCCAACGTATTCTGGAAACATAA
- a CDS encoding glycoside hydrolase family 3 N-terminal domain-containing protein, translating into MKTISSVFILLLIGLFPSMAQSIYHRGWIDFNKNGKKDVYEDPTQPIERRVEDLLHQMNLNEKTCQLATLYGYGAVLQDRLPTPAWKDSIWKDGIANIDEQLTGLRKDTVYACPYSAHAKALNEIQRFFVEQTRLGIPVDFTTEGIRGLNHMKATYFPAQIAQACAFDTALVYQIGRVTGREARALGYTNVYAPILDVASDPRWGRTEETYGCDPFLIGELGKQAVRGLQDEHVVSTCKHFAVYSIPIGGRDGRVRTDPQVPPHEMEEIYLHAFREAFQKAGALGTMASYNDYDGVPIVANKHFLTDILRKQFGFKGYVVSDSRAVEDLVMKYHVASDEVDAARQALEAGLNVRTDFSSPSDFILAVRKGVQEGKIPMSVIDERVREVLYVKFWLGLFDHPYVSDPAAADTIVHSQASQQLALKAAHEGIVLLKNEGNLLPLDARSVHTVALIGPNMKEERSLLSRYGPVHARVTTLYDGITAALPATVKVLYAEGCHHVDAHFPESDIEYFPPTPQEEAMMDSAVAIARQADIVILAMGDNNQTVGESRSRVNLKLPGLQDELVRRIAALHKPTILLLVGGKPFTINFAQQHIPAIVECWYLGEQMGTAVADVLFGKYNPSGKLCMPFPKSVGQIPLSFPLKPAADAGGNASVTGWLYPFGYGLSYTTFAYSHLKIDSSLWQSKGQLLVSCTITNTGTRAGTEIAQLYIHDELSSVTTYVEKLRGFARVSLQPGESQTVTFILHREDFKLLNASGKWVLEPGWFDIWVGASSADIRLRGRIWLK; encoded by the coding sequence ATGAAAACAATCAGTTCTGTCTTCATTTTACTGCTCATCGGCCTATTCCCTTCCATGGCCCAGTCCATTTATCACCGGGGCTGGATTGATTTTAATAAAAACGGAAAAAAAGATGTCTATGAAGATCCCACCCAACCTATTGAACGCCGGGTGGAAGACCTGCTCCACCAGATGAACCTGAACGAAAAAACCTGTCAGCTTGCCACGCTTTATGGTTATGGCGCCGTATTGCAGGATCGCCTGCCCACCCCGGCCTGGAAAGACAGCATCTGGAAAGACGGTATCGCCAATATCGATGAACAACTCACCGGCCTGCGAAAAGACACGGTTTACGCCTGCCCGTATTCGGCACATGCAAAGGCGTTGAATGAAATCCAGCGATTTTTTGTAGAACAAACGCGGCTGGGTATTCCGGTAGATTTTACCACCGAAGGCATACGTGGACTCAATCACATGAAAGCCACCTATTTCCCGGCTCAGATTGCACAGGCCTGTGCCTTCGACACCGCGCTGGTGTACCAGATCGGCCGGGTAACCGGCCGAGAAGCCCGGGCCCTGGGCTATACGAATGTGTATGCTCCGATTCTGGACGTGGCTTCCGACCCACGATGGGGACGCACGGAAGAAACCTATGGTTGCGACCCTTTTCTGATCGGAGAATTAGGCAAGCAGGCCGTCAGGGGATTGCAGGATGAGCATGTGGTCTCCACCTGTAAACATTTTGCCGTGTATAGCATACCCATCGGCGGGCGAGATGGCCGGGTGCGGACCGACCCGCAGGTGCCGCCCCACGAAATGGAAGAGATCTACCTGCATGCCTTCCGGGAGGCTTTTCAAAAAGCCGGCGCACTGGGCACCATGGCTTCATACAACGATTACGACGGAGTGCCTATCGTAGCCAACAAACATTTCCTCACCGATATCCTGCGCAAGCAATTCGGATTTAAAGGATATGTGGTAAGCGACAGCCGGGCGGTGGAAGACCTGGTTATGAAATACCATGTGGCATCCGATGAAGTGGATGCCGCCCGACAGGCGCTGGAAGCCGGACTGAATGTGCGAACCGATTTCAGCTCCCCGTCCGATTTCATCCTGGCTGTGAGAAAAGGTGTGCAAGAAGGGAAAATCCCCATGTCGGTGATTGATGAGCGGGTGCGGGAAGTGCTTTATGTAAAATTCTGGTTGGGCTTGTTCGACCACCCGTATGTGTCCGATCCAGCAGCCGCCGACACCATCGTGCATAGCCAGGCCAGTCAGCAATTGGCATTAAAAGCGGCGCATGAAGGGATCGTGCTCCTGAAAAATGAAGGAAATCTATTGCCTCTCGACGCCCGATCGGTGCATACGGTCGCTCTTATTGGCCCCAACATGAAGGAAGAACGGAGCCTGTTATCGCGCTACGGGCCCGTTCATGCACGGGTCACCACCCTGTACGACGGCATCACGGCCGCATTGCCCGCTACGGTAAAGGTCCTGTATGCGGAAGGTTGCCATCATGTAGATGCGCATTTCCCTGAAAGCGATATCGAATATTTCCCGCCTACACCCCAGGAAGAAGCTATGATGGACTCGGCTGTGGCTATCGCCCGACAGGCCGATATCGTGATCCTGGCGATGGGTGATAACAACCAGACGGTGGGTGAATCGCGTTCGCGGGTAAACCTGAAGCTGCCCGGCCTGCAGGATGAGCTGGTACGCCGGATCGCTGCCCTCCACAAGCCGACCATCCTCCTGCTGGTGGGAGGAAAACCTTTCACGATCAATTTCGCACAGCAACATATTCCCGCTATCGTAGAATGCTGGTACCTGGGTGAGCAAATGGGTACGGCCGTAGCCGATGTCCTGTTTGGTAAATACAACCCCAGCGGTAAGCTGTGCATGCCTTTCCCGAAGTCTGTGGGGCAGATCCCGCTTTCCTTCCCATTAAAACCCGCTGCAGATGCGGGTGGCAACGCCAGCGTCACCGGCTGGCTCTACCCTTTTGGGTATGGACTGAGTTATACCACTTTTGCATACAGCCACCTGAAAATCGACTCCAGCCTCTGGCAGTCGAAGGGACAATTGCTGGTGAGCTGTACCATCACCAATACCGGTACCCGCGCCGGCACGGAAATCGCTCAACTATACATCCACGACGAGCTGAGCTCAGTGACGACCTATGTAGAAAAGCTGAGGGGCTTCGCCCGGGTTTCCCTGCAACCGGGTGAAAGCCAGACAGTAACCTTTATTCTACATCGGGAGGATTTCAAGCTGCTGAATGCATCCGGGAAATGGGTGCTGGAGCCGGGCTGGTTTGATATCTGGGTGGGGGCCTCGTCGGCCGATATCCGGCTCAGGGGGCGGATATGGCTGAAATAA